The DNA sequence TTCCACGCTCTGTGCATACACCCTCTGTATGCAGCCAACGGGTTGCATCTGTTTCACATCGTTGGTAGTGGGATACAGAAGGCGTTGAGTGAGAACTTATGATGGCGGACGAAACGGGAGCATCGGCTCCTCAATATTTATCACTGCGTCTGGTTGAATATTCAACAAATGTCCCTCGTCGCGATTGTCAGAAAAGACGTTCACGACTCTATTCGGTCGGGATCGTTCATCGCTATCACGCTGTTGTTCGCCCTCGTCGCCGGGTTCTGGGCGGCGATGAAGCACATTCCTCAGATGTATTCTGATACGACTACCCCGACGAGCACGTTGGCACTGCTCAATAGCATGGGTCAGCCGATGGCCTTCTTCGTCCCGCTGCTGGGATTGCAAATATCCTACGGTGCTATTTCCCGCGAGCGGGATAGCGGGAGTCTCAAACTAGCACTCAGTCTGCCTAACTCGCGGAGTGACATCGTTCTCGGGAAGTTTATCGGACGGGCTGCTGTTCTGTCTACCGCCATTCTTAGTGGCTATGCGGTCGTCGCTGGCATCGCTCTGGTCACATACGAGTCGTTCGCAGCTGTCAAATTCATCCTATTTACCATGCTAACGGTTTTCTACGGGACGGTCTATGTCGCAATCGGGATTGGGTTCTCTTCGGCGATGACGTCTCAACATAGGGCGTTTATCGGTGCGACGAGTCTCTTCGTCTTGTTCCAGTTAGGATGGGACTTGGTGACGGCAATTCTGCAGACGATTACCGTTGGGTACGTTCCCCCAGAGTCCGGTGTTCCTCCCTGGTTAATCGTCGCTCACGCGCTCAATCCAACAGCGGCAGTCGGCTATGCAACGCGTACGATTATCCCCACGTTCGACGAGATAATGTCGTATCCGGTCTCAGCCTCGTTCTACCCACCGAAGTGGGCTGGGTTCGCCATTCTCACGGCGTGGCTTGTTCTCTCACTTGGGTACGGCTATCGTCGGTTCCAGGCAGCGGACATTGAGTAAACTGCGTGGTGTCTACCACCCTACATAATCTACACCCTCATGTTCGAAATACACGTCATGCGGGGTGGGAAATTTCTTACGAACTTGCTGGAAGAACGTCGTCAATTCGGAGGATTGTCGTCGCGACGCTCGCTGCGGCTTCGAGTGCATAGCGCTTGCTCGTCGCTGGTTCGAGAATACCGTGTTCGACGACGTTACCGACAACCCGGTCCTGTCCGAGAACGCCGGTCGCCTTCCGGCTATTCCAGTGGGCCGCTCGTAGCGTGGTGAGCGTATTGACTAGGTCCATTCCGGCGTTACGAGCGAGTGTCTTTGGGATGCCTTCGAGGGCATCTGCAACCGCCTCGATGACAAGCGACTCTCGGCCACCAACTGCTGGTGCGGACTCTCTAAGCTGTCGAGCGACGGTGATTTCAATGGCACCACCACCGGGAACGACCTGCCCGCTCTCGACTGCAGCGCTGACAGACCGAATGGCATTCATGATGTTTCGTTCGAGTTCCCACCCGGACATCCATGTACTGCCATGGGCCAATACTGAGACGACCTGTTCACCAGCGCCACCCCAAAACAGGAGTGCATTCTGTTCGATTCCTGGGTACCGCCGTCGCTCAAGTCGGGCCGTTTTCCCGGTATCGGTGCTGTCGAAGTCGCGGAGATGGGTGTTGATGGTCGCGCCAGTGGCGCGGGCAACCTTCTGCATTCGGTCTGTTCGTGCGTTTCGTACGACGGCAATCTCTGCGGCATCGAAGTATGGGAGTAACTCGTCTTCAACGCGATCCCCGACAAGCACCACGTCTACGTCTGCAGCGATGAGTGGTTCGAGCAGTTCTGTAACGTGTTCGACTTCGAAGTCAGCGAAGGCATCGACGCTATCCGGATCGGAGAGCTCGTAGGTCACCGTTTGGGTGCTCGAATGACTATCGCTACTGAGCCGGTGGCGAATTGCCTCTGCTCTGGCGAATCCTTGGGTAACGACCGCGATGTTGGGATTGTCCAAGTTGGTTGGCTCGTAGTTTCCGGCGAATGATTTTTTCAAAACCATCCCGTCGACGAGTTCCGTATCGGTGATTGTCCCAGAGCGAAGCGATTCGATTTGTACGAGGTCTGTGTTCACCCGAACCTCACTCTCATGTTCCTGTGCGAGCGTTCGGACGGCTTCGACCGACCACTGGCTCAGGGTGTCGAGAATCGGCTCTGCCGTTTTCCCTTGGAGGGTTGTTTGGGCAACTGCTGTGAGCAGTTCGTCATCGGACAGCGTCACCGGCCGTGATTCGGCGTGGATAGTTTCGGTCGCAATGGTGACCGCCTCCTTGATTCCACTAGCGATAGTCGTCGGATGGAGTCCCTGTTCGATGAGTGGTTCGACAGCTCGGAGTATCTCGCTTGCATAAATCGCCGTTGTCGTTGTGCCGTCGCCGCATCGCTCCTCTTGTGCAGCTGCCACGCGGGCGATAACCCTGCCTCCGGGCGATTGAAATGGGAGGCGTTTGAGCAAGTACGCTCCGTTATTCGTCACTTCGAAATAGTTGCCAAGGCCATCGTCTGCATCGTCGGTATCGTACAGGAGTTTGTCCATCCCTCGCGGTCCCAACGTCGTGGCAATGAAATCGCCAACGATTTTCGCCCCAGTGATATTTTGTGATAGCACGTCACCAGAACCACCGGCCGACTCTTGAGAATCCGCCTGCTCTCTTTGCCTAAGAGAACTACTGCTCGTCTCACTGCGTGAAGCCATACCACACGAATGGTGCATGCCTCCCTTAATCTTCCGGTGGGCTGTCTATACAGTCGGGTGTATTGACAGCAGTAGCTCGGCTACTTCGTTTCCGTGAGCGAATCACGGTACACCGCCAGCTGGGCGAACAACGATTCATCGCGCGCTGCATATACGCTGTCCATATCTTTTCCCTCCCAGTTGTAAACCCCTTGTCCGGTTTTCACGCCGTAGTTTCCCGCTGTGACTAACTCAGTGAGAAACTCGTGGGGCTCAGTGCCCCGGTCGAGGTGGGGGAGGAGATGCGAGATTACGTCGTGGTGGACATCGAGTCCAGAGTGGTCGGACTTTTCGAAGATGCCGAGTATCGGCAAGCGGAATCCGAGGCTCCCTTTCACTGCTCGGTCGATGTCTTCGGCACTCGCAACCCCGCTGTTAAGCAACGATTCTGCCTCGTACGCCATCGCAGTCTGGATACGATTTACGATAAATCCGGGGATATCACGCTCGACGACGACCGGCGTCTTATCGATTGTTTCGAACAGCGCAGCGAGCGTAGTGACAGTCGAATCGGCAGTTTCGGTGCCTTTTACGAGTTCGACAACGGGCACGATGTACGGAGGGTTGAAGTAGTGGGTACCGACCACTCGCGATTGATTATCGACGACGGATGCAATCTCGGTAATCGACAGTCCGGACGTGTTCGTTGCCAAAATGGCTTCCTCGGGAGCGTGTGTACCGAGTTTGTCGAACACGGTCTGTTTCAATTCCATGTCTTCAGAGACGGCCTCTGTCACGAGGTCTGCATCCTGGACTGCCGTTTCGAGCGATGACTCGTATGAGATTCGTGCTTCGACCACCTCCGTCTCATCCTGCGTCAGCTCTCCGTGCGCGTGGAGTGTCTCAACGGTCTCGTGGATATTCTCGGCTGCCGTTTTCAACGCTGTTTCATCAATATCGAACAGGACGACGGATTTCCCTCCAAGTGCGAAGGTGAGTGCGATTCCGTAGCCCATCGTTCCCGCACCGACAACTGCAACCCGCGCTATCTCGGTCTCACTACTCGCTAATTCTGCTCCCATAGCACTGTGGTCACAGGCAACACGAAAGAACGTTGCCCTTGTCAGAAGACACCCTATTCAAATCGACCGGTCTCCTTGTACTGGCTGCCGAGTTCAACGTAGTGTTCGTGAACTCGCTCGATTTCAGCTCGTTGTCCCTCAGTAAGCGGTTTGGTTTTTGCGGGTGCCCCGTAGGCAAGATGGCCTTCTGGGATTGTCTGGTCCTGAAGCACGACGCTTCCGGCGGCGACGATGCAGTTCGATTCGACAGTGGCCCCTTTGAGAACTGTACTTTGCATCCCGATGAGCGAATGGTCCTCGACCGTTGCGTAGTCGACGACGACGTTGTGGCCAATGGTGACCGCGTCTCCAAGAAGCGCACCGTGGAGCATGGAAAACTCTTGGACGTTCGTTTCGTTTCCAACGACTGTTTCGCCGCCGTCACCGCGTAGACAGACAAACGGCCAGAGGCTCGCTCGCTCACCGACGAGAACATCCCCTATCAGGTATGCCATCTTCGAGACGAACGCTGACTCAGCAACCTGTGGTTTCGCGCCAAAGAGCGGTTCAGGAGAGAGGAATGACTGATTCTGACTCATGATTCGATGCACGCAGACTGCTGTGGTAGGTGTTGTGGTCTACGCGATATCTGGCAACGAGGGTTTAGCAGTCGCCAATGCTGCTGACGTATCGGATTCGAGTCGGGAAAAGAGAGGACAGACATTCGGGTGCAGAAAGGGCCGATGTGGCGTGACTATCCTTTCACACCTCCGGCACCGAATCCCTTCACGAGGTGATCCTGGACGAAGATGTACAGAATCAACACTGGTAGGGTCACAAGCGTCGTTGCGGCCATGAACTGCCCCCATGGTGGGTTCGCAGAGGTGAGCATCTGACTCAATCCCACCGGAAGCGTCTGCATCTGACTCGACGTCATGATGACCGACGCCCACAGATAGTCGTTCCAGGCGAGCGACCACGTGAAGATGGACGTTGCGATGATTCCGGGAAGTGCGTTCGGTAACACGACGTGGTAGAACGCCTGCATCCGCGAGGCGCCGTCGATCATCGCAGCCTCCTCTAATGAGTAGGGGATCCCGTTGAAGAACTCCCTGAGCACCCAGATGCTAAACGGCAGGGAGAACGTCAGATAGACCAATGACAGGCCAAACCAGGAGTTGTCCAGCCCCATATCGTTCATCAGCACGCTGAGTGGAATAACGAGCACGATCGCGGGGAACATGTAAATCAACAGAATCGAGCTGTCGATGAACTCCCTACCCATGTACTCGAACCGAGAGATGCTATACGCGCCAAGCGTCCCGAGCGTAATCGTCATCACCGTCGCAAAGGTGGAGGTGATGACGCTGTTGCGGTAGTAGAGGAAGAACTCAGAGTTCGTCTCGATCAGATCCGCGTAGTGGGTCAACGTCCACAGTTCCGGACTAATCTGTGGGGGCCAAGAGAACAACAGTTGTTCTGGCTGGAGTGACGTAATACCCATCCACAGCAGCGGAAACAGCGAGTAAACGACAGCGATTGACGCGAGCAGGTACAACAAGATGCGATCGCTCCGATCTCGAATCCGCTTTGGGACGTGTTGTTGTAGCCACTTCTCGACGCCGGCTGACGGATTGACTGAATTAAGCTTCATTTTTCGTTCCTCCTTGCTTGTAGAATTTTTGTAGATACAAGAAGCCAGCAACCATCATGATGACGAACATCACGTTCGCTATCGCGGCTGCGTAGCCGAAGTTGAGCCCCTGGTAGGCCTCTATGTATGCGTAGATGGGGAGAATCTGGGTCGAGATTCCTGGCCCCCCGCCGGTGAGCAGATAGATGGGTGCGAACTTCTTGAACATCCACACACTCCGAAGCAACACAACAATCACGAGGATGTTGTACAGTTGCGGGAGTGTAACGTATCGGAACTTTGCGAATTTGTACGCGCCATCTAGCTCAGCCGCTTCGTAGAGGCTTGGTGGAATCGTCTGGAGGCGGGCGAGCACGGTGATCACCACGAATGGGGTAAACCGCCAGACACCAAGCAAGATGGCCGTCGTCATTGCGTGTTCGTACCCGAAAAACACGATTGGTTCTTCGACCAATCCTGCCGTGACGATGAGGTAGTTGAACACCCCATACGTCGCGTTGAATATCCACCGGAAGTTGAACACCGCGACGATGGTTGGCACCATATACGGGAACAGAACTGCTCCACGGAAGAGCTTCCGTCCCTTGAATTCGCGGTGTAGCAATAGCGCGATTGCAACGCCGAGAACCAGCTGTAAGAACATGGTTCCAAACGCCCAGACCACGTTGTTCTTCAACGACACCCAGAAGTCGTTTGTCGAAAAGAGTCTGGTGTAATTACTCAAACCAGCCCATTCGAGCGTCATACTGAACCCTGACGAAGAATGGAAACCCAGGTAGATGGCGAACAAGAGTGGGAAGATGACGATCACTGCGAAAACGAGTAATGTGGGGACGATTAACGAAACGCCCAACTCGCTTTCAGTGATGTCTCTTCGCACCACTCGGGAGGCAAATCCTCTGATGGATTGCCAACTCCGTTTGTTACGTTCCATTATGCTCATCTGTAGTGGTTCCTACGAACTCATAGCGGTCAGTACCTTGTTCTGATTCACGCCAACTCTGCCACATCAGTTTCCGCTGCCATAGTTGGCAACCTCCTGTTCTGCTTTCTTTGCCATTTCTTTCGCCGCTTCGTCGACGCTGATGTTGCCCGCAAAGTAGCTGGAACCAGGCCCGCTCATCACCGGTTTCTTGATGATGTTTGCCAGTTCCGGGAACGCCTCGAACTCGGGGCCAGCACGGCACTTCGGGTGCGCTTTCCGGGTGTCAGCCACGAGATTATCACGGATCTCCGTTCCGTGTTCGTAGTCAGTCCACACGTCGAACTCATCCCATGCGTCCTGGTGTCCTTCGTACATCGGAACGGTGTTTCCGGGCGTTCCTTTCATGAACTTATCGACGAAGAATTCTGGCTTCACGTAATTCTTCCACCATTCGACGGCTGCCTCCTTGTTTTCACCTCCTTTGATGAGCTGGCCACCGTCACCCGACATGAGCGATTTCTCGTCGGGACTCGCCTTGTCGTTGTCTGGTTGGGCGTGTGAAAATGTCGTCACCTTGTCCGCGATGTCGGGTGTTTGTTCGATGACGTTGATGTACGTCCGACCCCAGTACTGACACGATGCAACCTTGTCGGCTGCGAAGTTGGTGTAGATGTCGCCGTAACTGAACGACTCTTTGCCCGGTGCGCCGTATTCGGCCATCGCGTTCCAGTGTTCTAAGGTGTCTCTCGTCACTTGAGAGTCGAACGCGACGTTCTTTTCGGGGTCGAGTGCGTTTCCGCCAGCACCACGGAGACGCGAGAAGAACACAGTGGCCATGTAGGCATTTTTCGCTGTCGAGATGGCGGTACCGTGGAGGTTCGGGAACTCGTCCGATTCGTGCGCCTTCTTGAGCACTCGCAGTTCGTCGTTCCACGACTCTGGGTACTCTTCACCGATGGCTTCGAGCACGTCTGTGCGCATCCAGGTGGTGTTCGATTGACTGTTCGACTGCATCGTGTAGAACGACCCGTCTTTATCGAGATAATGAGTCTCGGGGACGTCAGCGGCAATCTTCCCAGCAGACTCCTCAGCAGCATCCATCAACCGTTTCGGATCTTCGATAAACCCTTGGTCTTTCAACAGGAGATTCAATTCGTTGTCGAGGAAGAACACGAGGTCTGGCCAATCTTCTGTCCGCGCAGCCTGAACCAGCCGGTTGTAAATTTTCTCCCAGCTCGTGTACCCCATCTCAATCTCGAGGTTTTCGTGATTCGCTTTGAATGAATCGTTCGCTTCGTTGTAGGAGCGTTTCGAAGCTGATGAAGTGTACGTCGTCAGCAGTTTTAATTTCGAGCTTTCCGATGAGCCATCTCCTGAATCGGACTCAGACCCACCAAGACATCCAGCAAGCGCTGCAGCGCCGGCAGCCCCTGCGCCCGTGAGAAACATGCGGCGATTCCATTGTTCATCACCGTTAGGTGACTCTGTGTTGGTATGACTAGCCATACTCTACCTTGACCGTTGAATCACTACTACATTAATGTTACTCATACTTCCGTAACAATCAAGACGGATTATTGTCACAACGACTAACCTCTGTCTGCAACCGTAGTGTGGCTCTTAACGCAATTTTCGAGAGCTGAAACGGTGCGTTCATTCTTCCAGTTTCATCGTGGTGGTTGCGGTCCCCCTACAGGAAATTTTAACAGGAGTTGCATGCAGGAGATAGTATGGCTCGAAGATATGCTCGGCTGAAACGCGCTGTCGTTTTCCTCGAAGTGCTCTTCGGGTCACTTGCTACCGCGATCGCATTCAGTCTCTTCTTTCAACTTGCGAGCGGGGAACTTGCGCTTACGGGTGCCGAGCTTGATGAGCGTGTCCGTGCGGTGCTCGTCTTGCTTATTGCTGGGTTGGTGTTGTTCGCAGATGGACTCCGACGTGGGCGTTTGTGGTGGTGAAAAGTCAACCCGTCTCTTTCAGACCACAGCCCGACCGTCTGCAGCGTCAAAGAGGTGCATCCGCTCAGGGATAAATTCGATTTCGATGGTGTCGCCGCGCGCGACCTCCGTTCCCTCATCCACGACAACAATCACCCGTTCACCGTTTTTCTCGAGATGTAAGATATACTCGTCACCAGCTGTTTCGACCATGATAACCTCCATTCGAGCCGTGCGCGACGTCTCGCCTGTTGCCCCTCCTTCCGCGTTAACGTTGAAGTGTTGTGGCCTGACACCGAGAGTATAGTTGGCTCCATTGGTCGTTTTCTCTTGCATCGATACCACCGATTCTTCACCTGTAGGGAGCGTAATTTGGTGTATTCCTGTATCGAGAATCACCGAATCACTCTCGTGGGTCACCTCACAATCGAGGAAATTCATACTCGGCGTTCCGATGAAGTCCGCCACGAACTGGTTGGTGGGGTTGTTGAACAATTCCTGTGGTGCTGCCAGTTGTTGTATCTCTCCCTGATGGACGACAGCGACCCGGTCACTCATGGTCATTGCTTCGATCTGGTTGTGCGTGACGTACACGGTCGTCACACCGAGCTTCCGCTGAAGTTCAACGAGGGTTGCACGCATGTCCACGCGCAACTTCGCATCGAGGTTCGCGAGTGGCTCGTCGAGCAAGAATACCTCAGGGTCTCGCACGAGGCTCCGACCGAGAGCCACACGCTGTTGTTGTCCCCCAGAGAGCGCCTGGATCTCTCGGTCGAGCAGATCTTGAATCTGAAGCATCGCGGCCGCTTCCTCGACGGCCTCCGCTCGTTTCTGTTTTGCCATCCCCTGCATCTTCAACCCGAATTCCATGTTCCCTCTGACGGTCATGTTCGGGTACAGGGCATAGTTCTGGAACACCATCGCAATGTCACGTTGCTGTGGGGGAGTGTCGGTGACGTCGTGTGATCCAAACGAGATTGTACCGTCGGTTGCGGAAACGATGCCGGCGAGCATGCGTAGAATCGTCGATTTTCCACTGCCACTGGGGCCAACCAGTGTGACAAACTCACCATCTTGGATATCTATGGAGACGTCATCCACCGCGACGACGTCTTTACCGTAGACTTTCGTCAAATTTTCAATGCTAACTCTGGCCATGGTAACAACCAGTATACCACTCTATTACATAAATCATGTGTTAGGGGTGGCTGGAGACATATTATTGCTCAGCCACTGCTCTTTCCACACCTACGAGGCGGATTATGTCGGACGGGTCGTTTAGGCTCCTGGCGATGCGGGCTGTCCTCTGTCTCAGTACATGACCTTGCCAGCCGAGACGTTGATGTCTTGACCAGTAATTCGGTCTGACCCACTCGAACTGAGGAACACAGCGACTTTGGCGACATCTTCTCGTGAGACCAATTCGCCACGTGGGCTTGCCTCCTCTGCTGCCGCTCGAACATCAGCGTACTTCTGTCCAGTCGCATTCGCCTTCTCCTCGAACACCTTTGTGATTCGAGGGCCGTCGACGGAACCGGGACAGATGGCATTTACGTTGATATCGTGTTCGCCGACTTCAGCAGCGAGCGTTCGAGTAAAGCCGATTAGTCCCATCTTTGTCGTCGCATAGGGGAGTCGTTGTTCGAGTGGCCGCTTCCCGCTTACGGACGCGATGTTAACGATTCTGCCATAGGACTGGTCTTTCATTATCGGGAGAACCTCCCGACACATGTAGAACGGACCTCGAAGGTTGACGTTCATCGTCTGCTCCCATTCGTCCTGCGTTATCTCCTCGCAATATCGAGTCGGACCGGCGATTCCCGCATTGTTCACCAGAATCTCGATTGAGTCGAACGCTTCGAGCGCCTGGTCAACGGTGTGTTTTACGTCTGAAAGTTGCTGCAAGTCTGTTTCCACGGTAAGGGCTCGTTGCCCTTCGTCTTCGACGAGCTGTTTTGTCTCCTCCATCGCTTCTTCGTTGATGTCGGCGATTACAACGTCGGACCCACTTCGTGCGAGTTCGAGACAGATTGCTTGGCCGATTCCACGACCGCCGCCGGTAACGACGGCTGTGCTATTCAGGCTCACATGTTACGATGTGACTATCTAATATATAAGCATATTGACGGCGGGAGTGGCACTCTGCGCCTCGCCAAAAGTATAAGTAGTAGCTTCCCACCATTCTACTGGTATGGTATACAGTGGCTACCAAGACTACTTCGATAAGAAAGTCATCATCAGCGTCGCCACGACTGGTGGACTTCACGGAGAAGAAGCGAATCCGAACCTTCCAACGCAACCAGACGAGATTGCAGAAGACGTCCGCGAATGTGAGAAACTGGGTGCTTCGATTGTCCATTTACACGCTCGAAATCCTGATGGGTCTGACACCAAGTCCGTCGAACGATTCCAGGCGATTCGCGACGCAATCGACGAACGGTGTGAGGATATTATCATCAACTTCACCACCGGAGGTGGCCAGTCTCGCGAAGACCGTATCCGCCCTGTCTTAGAGACTGATCCGAGTCCCGATGTTGCGACGATTGATTTAGGTCCACTCAATTTCGGGCCGCGAACGGTTCGGAAATACTGCCGAGAGCAAAACGAAGAGTTCGCAACCCAGATGGCAGAACACGGTGTGAAACCAGAGATGGAACTGTTCCACCCCGGCCATTTTACCGAAGTGAACCACCTCATCAAAGAAGGCTATCTCGACGAGCCATACTGGTGTACGCTCATTCTTGGGATGCAGACGGGGACGATTCCGAATCCGCGAAACCTGCTTAATCTCGTCGATAATCTCCCCGACGGGGCTGAATGGCAGTGCCTCGCAGTCGGTAAACACCAGCTGCCACTGACTACGATGGCGATGGCAATGGGTGGGCACGTCCGAGTTGGGCTCGAAGATAACGTCTACTATCGCAAAGGCGACCTCGCAGAGAGCAACGCCCAGCTCGTAGCCAGAGCCGTTCGAATTG is a window from the Haladaptatus sp. ZSTT2 genome containing:
- a CDS encoding ABC transporter permease; amino-acid sequence: MSLVAIVRKDVHDSIRSGSFIAITLLFALVAGFWAAMKHIPQMYSDTTTPTSTLALLNSMGQPMAFFVPLLGLQISYGAISRERDSGSLKLALSLPNSRSDIVLGKFIGRAAVLSTAILSGYAVVAGIALVTYESFAAVKFILFTMLTVFYGTVYVAIGIGFSSAMTSQHRAFIGATSLFVLFQLGWDLVTAILQTITVGYVPPESGVPPWLIVAHALNPTAAVGYATRTIIPTFDEIMSYPVSASFYPPKWAGFAILTAWLVLSLGYGYRRFQAADIE
- a CDS encoding TCP-1/cpn60 chaperonin family protein, coding for MLSQNITGAKIVGDFIATTLGPRGMDKLLYDTDDADDGLGNYFEVTNNGAYLLKRLPFQSPGGRVIARVAAAQEERCGDGTTTTAIYASEILRAVEPLIEQGLHPTTIASGIKEAVTIATETIHAESRPVTLSDDELLTAVAQTTLQGKTAEPILDTLSQWSVEAVRTLAQEHESEVRVNTDLVQIESLRSGTITDTELVDGMVLKKSFAGNYEPTNLDNPNIAVVTQGFARAEAIRHRLSSDSHSSTQTVTYELSDPDSVDAFADFEVEHVTELLEPLIAADVDVVLVGDRVEDELLPYFDAAEIAVVRNARTDRMQKVARATGATINTHLRDFDSTDTGKTARLERRRYPGIEQNALLFWGGAGEQVVSVLAHGSTWMSGWELERNIMNAIRSVSAAVESGQVVPGGGAIEITVARQLRESAPAVGGRESLVIEAVADALEGIPKTLARNAGMDLVNTLTTLRAAHWNSRKATGVLGQDRVVGNVVEHGILEPATSKRYALEAAASVATTILRIDDVLPASS
- a CDS encoding 3-hydroxyacyl-CoA dehydrogenase family protein encodes the protein MGAELASSETEIARVAVVGAGTMGYGIALTFALGGKSVVLFDIDETALKTAAENIHETVETLHAHGELTQDETEVVEARISYESSLETAVQDADLVTEAVSEDMELKQTVFDKLGTHAPEEAILATNTSGLSITEIASVVDNQSRVVGTHYFNPPYIVPVVELVKGTETADSTVTTLAALFETIDKTPVVVERDIPGFIVNRIQTAMAYEAESLLNSGVASAEDIDRAVKGSLGFRLPILGIFEKSDHSGLDVHHDVISHLLPHLDRGTEPHEFLTELVTAGNYGVKTGQGVYNWEGKDMDSVYAARDESLFAQLAVYRDSLTETK
- a CDS encoding gamma carbonic anhydrase family protein — encoded protein: MSQNQSFLSPEPLFGAKPQVAESAFVSKMAYLIGDVLVGERASLWPFVCLRGDGGETVVGNETNVQEFSMLHGALLGDAVTIGHNVVVDYATVEDHSLIGMQSTVLKGATVESNCIVAAGSVVLQDQTIPEGHLAYGAPAKTKPLTEGQRAEIERVHEHYVELGSQYKETGRFE
- a CDS encoding carbohydrate ABC transporter permease, whose amino-acid sequence is MKLNSVNPSAGVEKWLQQHVPKRIRDRSDRILLYLLASIAVVYSLFPLLWMGITSLQPEQLLFSWPPQISPELWTLTHYADLIETNSEFFLYYRNSVITSTFATVMTITLGTLGAYSISRFEYMGREFIDSSILLIYMFPAIVLVIPLSVLMNDMGLDNSWFGLSLVYLTFSLPFSIWVLREFFNGIPYSLEEAAMIDGASRMQAFYHVVLPNALPGIIATSIFTWSLAWNDYLWASVIMTSSQMQTLPVGLSQMLTSANPPWGQFMAATTLVTLPVLILYIFVQDHLVKGFGAGGVKG
- a CDS encoding carbohydrate ABC transporter permease, producing MSIMERNKRSWQSIRGFASRVVRRDITESELGVSLIVPTLLVFAVIVIFPLLFAIYLGFHSSSGFSMTLEWAGLSNYTRLFSTNDFWVSLKNNVVWAFGTMFLQLVLGVAIALLLHREFKGRKLFRGAVLFPYMVPTIVAVFNFRWIFNATYGVFNYLIVTAGLVEEPIVFFGYEHAMTTAILLGVWRFTPFVVITVLARLQTIPPSLYEAAELDGAYKFAKFRYVTLPQLYNILVIVVLLRSVWMFKKFAPIYLLTGGGPGISTQILPIYAYIEAYQGLNFGYAAAIANVMFVIMMVAGFLYLQKFYKQGGTKNEA
- a CDS encoding ABC transporter substrate-binding protein, producing the protein MASHTNTESPNGDEQWNRRMFLTGAGAAGAAALAGCLGGSESDSGDGSSESSKLKLLTTYTSSASKRSYNEANDSFKANHENLEIEMGYTSWEKIYNRLVQAARTEDWPDLVFFLDNELNLLLKDQGFIEDPKRLMDAAEESAGKIAADVPETHYLDKDGSFYTMQSNSQSNTTWMRTDVLEAIGEEYPESWNDELRVLKKAHESDEFPNLHGTAISTAKNAYMATVFFSRLRGAGGNALDPEKNVAFDSQVTRDTLEHWNAMAEYGAPGKESFSYGDIYTNFAADKVASCQYWGRTYINVIEQTPDIADKVTTFSHAQPDNDKASPDEKSLMSGDGGQLIKGGENKEAAVEWWKNYVKPEFFVDKFMKGTPGNTVPMYEGHQDAWDEFDVWTDYEHGTEIRDNLVADTRKAHPKCRAGPEFEAFPELANIIKKPVMSGPGSSYFAGNISVDEAAKEMAKKAEQEVANYGSGN
- a CDS encoding ABC transporter ATP-binding protein, which encodes MARVSIENLTKVYGKDVVAVDDVSIDIQDGEFVTLVGPSGSGKSTILRMLAGIVSATDGTISFGSHDVTDTPPQQRDIAMVFQNYALYPNMTVRGNMEFGLKMQGMAKQKRAEAVEEAAAMLQIQDLLDREIQALSGGQQQRVALGRSLVRDPEVFLLDEPLANLDAKLRVDMRATLVELQRKLGVTTVYVTHNQIEAMTMSDRVAVVHQGEIQQLAAPQELFNNPTNQFVADFIGTPSMNFLDCEVTHESDSVILDTGIHQITLPTGEESVVSMQEKTTNGANYTLGVRPQHFNVNAEGGATGETSRTARMEVIMVETAGDEYILHLEKNGERVIVVVDEGTEVARGDTIEIEFIPERMHLFDAADGRAVV
- a CDS encoding SDR family NAD(P)-dependent oxidoreductase; amino-acid sequence: MSLNSTAVVTGGGRGIGQAICLELARSGSDVVIADINEEAMEETKQLVEDEGQRALTVETDLQQLSDVKHTVDQALEAFDSIEILVNNAGIAGPTRYCEEITQDEWEQTMNVNLRGPFYMCREVLPIMKDQSYGRIVNIASVSGKRPLEQRLPYATTKMGLIGFTRTLAAEVGEHDINVNAICPGSVDGPRITKVFEEKANATGQKYADVRAAAEEASPRGELVSREDVAKVAVFLSSSGSDRITGQDINVSAGKVMY
- a CDS encoding 3-keto-5-aminohexanoate cleavage protein, whose protein sequence is MVYSGYQDYFDKKVIISVATTGGLHGEEANPNLPTQPDEIAEDVRECEKLGASIVHLHARNPDGSDTKSVERFQAIRDAIDERCEDIIINFTTGGGQSREDRIRPVLETDPSPDVATIDLGPLNFGPRTVRKYCREQNEEFATQMAEHGVKPEMELFHPGHFTEVNHLIKEGYLDEPYWCTLILGMQTGTIPNPRNLLNLVDNLPDGAEWQCLAVGKHQLPLTTMAMAMGGHVRVGLEDNVYYRKGDLAESNAQLVARAVRIAGELERPVASPAETREILGL